The Paramixta manurensis region TTCCCTATGTCAAATGAGGCTTCAATATGGCTTCTAAAGTAAAAATAATTACGTTGATATCACTCACGTTTTTTTCTGTGGGGTCTTATGCAAAAACTGAATACTCAGCAGAGCAATATATCAGAAATTATGCGCTAAGTACCTGTATATCACAAGGCTATAACTCTAAAGAGGTTAAAGATGATTCTGCGGCTGCTGCGCGGGGTTATTTAGAGTTTGGTGATTATTCGCTAGCTGCTCATACGGCAGTGAGAAAGTTGGGAAAAGATTTTCTTGCTAAAAAATATCGCAGCCAGTCTGGTGAGTCGATGACATTAGCAAAATGTATAGATTTTTACCATAGCAAGGAGCTTACTGATTTGATTAATAGCTTCAAGGGTAAGGAGGATGATTGAAAGTCTCTTCCAAAGATGTTTTTTATGAGTATGGTGGTAGTTAACAGTTAATATGATAAAAACATTTTCAAAAATAGATTTGAACAATTATTCTTATTGTTAATCTGTTTCTTGTGGTTGGATGGTTTTATCATTTTTATTGAAATTTTAGTTGCTATATTATTTTTTAAATTAAAAAAGAATTCGGTTTTTATTGTTGTTAAATAAAAACCGTACCTCTGAAATATCCATGTAGCGATATTTAAGAGCGAGGCAGAGGTAAAATATGGACTGTTTTATTCAGCCCCATGCTTTCCTGTTTGCCATATTAGTGCTTTTTAAAGCAATCTCAACTAATGAAGAGTAGATCTTATGGCTATTGATATGTTTTTAAAAGTTGACGGTGTAAGTGGCGAGTCGAAAGATTCTAACCACTCTGGCTGGACTGATATAACTTCTTTCTCATGGGGAGCCACTCAGCCCGGAAATATGTCTGTTGGCGGCGGCGGCGGTGCCGGTAAAGTCAACTTTAACGATCTGCATGTAAATGCTTTGATTGATAAATCTACTACGGCACTATTAAAACACTGTTCTAGTGGTAAGCATTTGACCAAAGTTGAACTCTCCGTTTGCAAAGCGGGTGGTCAACAGGTGGAATATGCAAAAATTACACTGGAAGATGTTTTAGTAACATCGGTTCAATATACCGGCAATGATAATGGTGAGCTGGTTGGGGTGACTTATGCATTCCAGGCTGCAAAAGTGAAGCAACAGTACTGGGAGCAGACCGCTTCCGGCGGCAAAGGTGCTGAAAGTAGTGCCGGCTGGAATATTAAAGAAAACAAAGAAGCCTAATAAATTACCCGCTTTATTTTAATAAAGCGGGTAATTTCCACTGGAAAGTTATTTAACCTGGACCGCATGAAGATGACTGTATTGAAAAAAGGCGATCGTGGCGTCGCTGTACAACGACTTCAAAAGCTTTTAGATGAAAATGGTGTAAGAGTTTCTACTGACGGCATTTTTGGATATAAAACTGAGCTGGCGGTTAAGGAATATCAGAGAAAGAAAAATCTATATCCTGATGGCATAGTTGGTCGTAAAACGCTTTCCAGTTTAGGTACTCCTCTCCCGACGCGAGCCCCCCAACCCCCGATCGGTGGTAGCCATGGTAGACAGGCTGTGGGCGCAATGGATGTTTCAGTTAGCGGAATGACCTTTCTTTTTCACCGGGAAGCATGGCTTGGTCATAGCTGTTATTTACACTGGCCCGGAGGAGCTAGCGGCGTTACTCTAGGCCCCGGTTACGATATGAAAGAAAGAACCTCTGAATCAATAAAAAATACAATGACAGGAATTGGTCTGGATCAGATTACAGCTCAAAAAATAAGTGAGGGCGCAGGGCTAGTGGATGATAAGGCTCGTGACTTTGCCACTAATAATCACAACACAGTGAAATTAACAGAAACACAGGAAACTGCGTTGTTAAAAGTCATTATTCCTTCATATGTTTCAATGGTTAGAAACAATATTTTTGTACAACTTACGCAAAATGAATTCGATGCACTTGTTTCATTTTCCTATAATCCGGGTGGTCGTTTTAATAATGTCTGTTCCTTCATTAATCAAGGGAAAGTTGCTGATGCAATGACTGAAATAAAGAGAGCGAACACATCCAAGGGAAAAGTCATGAAAGGTTTGACTAACAGACGAAACTATGAAGTGGATTTATATCTGAATGGTATTTATGCTAATTAAGGAAATTTATGTGCAATTTAATTAAGTATGTGTTTACTCTCGGTGTATCATTACTTCCTTTTTTTGCTTATTCAGATGAAAGTGGAATTTCTAATAGCCAGTGGCAAGTCTCTCACGTTAACGTTAATACTGAGTCAGAGCGTACGCTTAATTATCAATATGATGATAATAAATTAGTCGGGCGACTTATTGAGTTTAGCTCGAAAAGTATTACCTCAACGCTTCCTGAAAAGTCGGATTGTCAGCAGCCTACTTATCAACGTCAGAAGACAACGCTGAATCAGCTTATTTCATCTTCAATGTCAGGAGATGATAGCGCAAACGCAAAAAACTATGATTTAGGCGTTGATGGTAATCACCAAATCAACAGTTTTAAAATTTTATGCCAGAGTGGAAGCTTCGGAAGGGATATGACCGAAGCAAATGCTTGGGTGGCGATGCCAGAAGCAGGGAAAATTTTTATTAATTGGTATGATGGTACCATCTTAACGCTCACTCGTTTGACAGCAGAGAGTAATGTCTCTCCTTCTTTTGATTGTCATAAAGCGGCCAGCCAGACAGAGAAGACCATTTGTCAAAGTAATGATTTGGCATCTTGGGATGTTAGCGTGGCAAAAGCATATAAATCAAAATTAACGGATTATAAAAAAATTAATCCAACAGATAAGGATGGACTTGTAAAAATCAGCCACGAACAAAAAGCATGGCTCACTATCAGAAATAAGTGTGGTACAGATACGACTTGTCTGAAAAAAACTTTGATGCAGCGAGTGGATGAGCTCGAAAAATGATGCTTAAAGCGTATCGAATATCCTCGAACTGGACATGAATACGCGCACCAAATTGTTAGTTGAGATGACGAAAAGTCTTCAGGTTTTTCGTTATCTATAAATATCAGAGAGATGGAAATGAGAGCACGTTGGTTTACAATTATGGGATTGTTTCTACCGGTTCTGTTCTTCTTTAGCCATTCGGCAAACGCCGCGGAAGACTGCTCTAAAAAAACCAGCGATCCTGAAGTGTTTACTTGTGCGCAAAGTAATCGTGCGCAGGCGGAGAAAGATCTCAATCTGGAATATGCCAATGCTAAAAAGCGTATTAATGAAACTTTCTCTGCCCAGCCAGATGTAAAAAAAGAGTACCTGTCTATCTTTTTAGAGGCGCAGCGTGGGTGGCTAAGCTATCGTGACAATCAATGCAAACTTTTTGCACATGTTGCTGACAAGAATAGCAATCCCTATATTGTATTTACCAATAATTGTGTTGCACAGTTGGATGAAGAGCGCACTAAACAATTAAAAGAAATTCCCTACGATTAATAATCGTCTACCCATTCCACGCGATAAGCAAGTGACCTCATAACACGATGTCATGAGGTCCGGGTTAAACGATCATCTTGCTATCAAAAAATACTATGCGAAAAATTATTTTGATATTATACGGCGTTGCAGGATTTATTACCGTGGCACATGCTAATGATACACAAAAAAATGAAAATGCCGTTATCGCAAGCGTCAAAAATAGTGTGGAACAAAGAAACTGGATAGCGAACCCCGATTGTACTGATTACTTACTCACTAAAAACTCAGATCCGAGCATTGACCGTGTGGATGTAATGGAGAAACACGGTGGAAAATGTGGCCTGGATGCGCAAGTACAGCATCGTTTGTTTAGTGTGTTTGTTGACCAAAAAACGCATCAAATGGCCAGTGATAAAGATGATCCAGAAAACGGGACATTAACGGTTTTGCCTTCACAGTGAAAGTTTCCGCACGTAAACTGCTCTGATCAAGGCTGAGCTTCGCTATAGCTGGATTTATCCATTGAGGGCGCCATGAGAGTTTATATTATCTTGTTAGCATTGATGATACCGATAGCTTCTTATGCCAAAATGACACTCCAAAATACTGATGAGCGTCCTTTTGCGAATAGCCTTGCTAAAGTGGCGGTTGAAAGCTTCATTGATAACGGACGACCAATACCAAAACAAAGCTTTAACGTTTTATTGGGCGATAAAAGAATAGGGACTTTTATCGCGGGTAAAGGCTTTAATCAACGCGACGATAACGTCTGTTTTGTCGGTTGGTCGGATAATGGCAGAGATATTCGCAAAGTGATCCCCACGATTGGCTTCACTGATTGGGAGTCTGAAGTTTGCGATGATACTAAAGCGGTAGGCGTGCTTAGCAATAAAGAGGGCACCGTGGCGAAGATAGCGGTCATATACGCAGCCGCTTCACCTAATGCCATTGCTAATGAAAGTGTTATTTTTGATATTAATAATAATGGTGTCTCCATTGATAAGGAACTTACTAATAAGATTGGCTCATCAGGAGCGAAAAATTTAGCTGAATTAAAAAAACTCTACAGGAAGTGACGTGCTAATGTTATTAAATAAATTAATTCGTGCCTCCATTGTAATGTTGTACTGTTCTGCCTTGAGTGGTTTTGCTCAGGATAACCAACTAAAAATAGAAGGCTCACAATGGAAAGTGTCACAGGTTAACGTTAACACTGCGTCAGAGCGTACGCTAAATTATCAATATGATGATAATAAATTAGTCGGGCGGCTTATTGCATTTGGCTCGAAAAGTATTACCTCAACGCTTCCTGAGAAGACGGATTGCCAGCAACCGACTTATCAGCCCCAGAAGACAACGCTGAATCAACTTATTTCGTCTTCAATGTCGGGAGATGATAGCGCAAACGCGAAAAACTATGATTTAGGCATCGATGGTAATCACCCGATCAACAGTTTTAAAATTTTATGCCACAGTGGAAGTTTCGGAAGAGATATGTCCGACGCAAATGCCTGGGTGGCGATGCCAGACACAGGGCAAGCATTTATTAATTGGTATGATGGTACCCTCTTAACGCTCACGCGTTTAACGCCAGAGAGTAACGTTTCTCGTTCGTTAAATAACCCATCAACTACAGCATCAAGCGATTTTGATGAAGAACTTAATGGGCAATGGCAGATAAAAGAAGTTCATATAAATACTTTTATTGCATATCGACCTGATAT contains the following coding sequences:
- a CDS encoding T6SS amidase immunity protein Tai4 family protein, with translation MASKVKIITLISLTFFSVGSYAKTEYSAEQYIRNYALSTCISQGYNSKEVKDDSAAAARGYLEFGDYSLAAHTAVRKLGKDFLAKKYRSQSGESMTLAKCIDFYHSKELTDLINSFKGKEDD
- a CDS encoding Hcp family type VI secretion system effector produces the protein MAIDMFLKVDGVSGESKDSNHSGWTDITSFSWGATQPGNMSVGGGGGAGKVNFNDLHVNALIDKSTTALLKHCSSGKHLTKVELSVCKAGGQQVEYAKITLEDVLVTSVQYTGNDNGELVGVTYAFQAAKVKQQYWEQTASGGKGAESSAGWNIKENKEA
- a CDS encoding glycoside hydrolase family protein, which encodes MTVLKKGDRGVAVQRLQKLLDENGVRVSTDGIFGYKTELAVKEYQRKKNLYPDGIVGRKTLSSLGTPLPTRAPQPPIGGSHGRQAVGAMDVSVSGMTFLFHREAWLGHSCYLHWPGGASGVTLGPGYDMKERTSESIKNTMTGIGLDQITAQKISEGAGLVDDKARDFATNNHNTVKLTETQETALLKVIIPSYVSMVRNNIFVQLTQNEFDALVSFSYNPGGRFNNVCSFINQGKVADAMTEIKRANTSKGKVMKGLTNRRNYEVDLYLNGIYAN
- a CDS encoding lysozyme inhibitor LprI family protein, translating into MCNLIKYVFTLGVSLLPFFAYSDESGISNSQWQVSHVNVNTESERTLNYQYDDNKLVGRLIEFSSKSITSTLPEKSDCQQPTYQRQKTTLNQLISSSMSGDDSANAKNYDLGVDGNHQINSFKILCQSGSFGRDMTEANAWVAMPEAGKIFINWYDGTILTLTRLTAESNVSPSFDCHKAASQTEKTICQSNDLASWDVSVAKAYKSKLTDYKKINPTDKDGLVKISHEQKAWLTIRNKCGTDTTCLKKTLMQRVDELEK
- a CDS encoding lysozyme inhibitor LprI family protein encodes the protein MRARWFTIMGLFLPVLFFFSHSANAAEDCSKKTSDPEVFTCAQSNRAQAEKDLNLEYANAKKRINETFSAQPDVKKEYLSIFLEAQRGWLSYRDNQCKLFAHVADKNSNPYIVFTNNCVAQLDEERTKQLKEIPYD